Proteins from a single region of Strix aluco isolate bStrAlu1 chromosome 5, bStrAlu1.hap1, whole genome shotgun sequence:
- the PLBD1 gene encoding phospholipase B-like 1 codes for MARLGGGVCCCCWGLALLWAAAGGRAEIRYATVYWNRAEKTFQVKNILDRSGDAYGFYNNTIQTTGWGVLEIRAGYGHRTLSNDDTMYAAGFLEGYLTAPHMYDHAANMYPQLIKNPTVRSGVQNFMARQDQWTRQQIRNNKDDPFWRHAGYIIAQLDGLYMGALEWAKLHKQTPLSIFDVQFLNAVGDLLDLIPALFEYSARGGQCNMEPGSHGKYQWDMGHCSALIKVLPGYENIYFAHSSWFTYAATLRIYKHWNFNIVDPDTSTSRVSFSSYPGFLVSLDDFYILGSGLVMLQTTNSVFNQSLMKQVVPESLLAWQRVRIANMMADGGKTWAETFSKCNSGTYNNQYMVLDLKKVKLQKSLDDGALYIVEQIPTLVEYSDQTNILRKGYWPSYNIPFHEKIYNLSGYAAYVEKYGMDFSYELAPRAKIFRRDQGKVTNLESMKYIMRYNNYQRDPYAEHNPCNTICCREDLNPSFPVPAGCYDSKVSDFRLASAFTATAINGPPVQGGLPVFTWRRFNHTRHQGLPESYNFHFITMRPIL; via the exons AAATCCGCTATGCAACCGTGTACTGGAATAGAgctgaaaaaacatttcaggTCAAGAATATATTGGACAGAAGTGGAGATGCCTATGGTTTCTACAACAACACTATACAGACAACAGGTTGGGGAGTTCTGGAGATCAGAGCAGGCTATGGCCATCGGACCTTAAGCAATGATGATACAATGTATGCAGCTGGCTTCTTGGAAGGCTATCTCACAGCTCC GCACATGTATGACCATGCTGCAAATATGTATCCACAGTTAATTAAGAATCCCACCGTTCGAAGTGGAGTTCAGAATTTTATGGC GAGACAAGATCAATGGACAAGACAACAAATCAGAAATAATAAGGATGACCCATTTTGGAGGCATGCTGGCTATATTATTGCACAGTTGGATGGTCTGTACATGGGAGCCCTCGAGTGGGCTAAACTACACAAACAAACA cCACTGAGCATCTTTGATGTCCAGTTTCTGAATGCAGTTGGAGACCTGTTGGACCTCATTCCTGCATTATTTGAGTATTCTGCACGGGGTGGACAATGCAACATGGAGCCAGGAAGCCATGGGAAATATCAGTGGGATATGGGTCACTGCTCTGCACTCATCAAG GTTCTACCTggatatgaaaatatatattttgctcATTCCAGCTGGTTTACATATGCAGCCACACTGAGAATATATAAGCATTGGAACTTCAATATAGTTGATCCAGACACTAGCACCAGCCGTGTCTCATTCAGCAGTTACCCAG GCTTTTTGGTGTCCCTGGATGACTTTTACATACTAGGCAGTGGCTTGGTAATGTTGCAGACTACCAATAGTGTGTTCAACCAAAGCCTCATGAAGCAAGTGGTGCCTGAATCCCTGTTAGCTTGGCAGAGGGTCCGCATTGCTAACATGATGGCAGATGGTGGCAAAACTTGGGCAGAAACCTTCTCAAAGTGCAACTCTG ggacctacaacaatcagtACATGGTGCTGGACCTGAAGAAGGTCAAGCTGCAGAAGAGCCTTGATGATGGTGCATTGTACATTGTTGAGCAGATCCCAACCCTTGTGGAGTATTCTGATCAAACAAATATTCTCCGGAAAG GTTACTGGCCTTCATACAATATCCCTTTCCATGAAAAGATTTACAATCTCAGTGGGTATGCAGCATACGTTGAGAAGTATGGCATGGATTTCTCTTATGAACTTGCTCCAAGAGCAAAAATCTTCCGTCGAGACCAGGGCAAGGTGACCAACTTGGAAAGCATGAAGTACATCATGAGATACAACA ACTACCAGCGTGATCCTTACGCTGAACACAATCCTTGCAACACCATTTGCTGCCGGGAAGACCTGAATCCTTCTTTTCCAGTGCCTGCAGGCTGCTATGACTCCAAG GTGTCAGATTTCCGCCTGGCTTCAGCGTTCACAGCCACTGCAATCAATGGCCCCCCAGTACAGGGTGGTCTCCCTGTCTTTACCTGGAGACGGTTTAACCATACGCGACACCAGGGCCTGCCAGAATCATacaactttcatttcatcaccaTGAGGCCAATCCTGTAA